From the genome of Colletotrichum destructivum chromosome 10, complete sequence, one region includes:
- a CDS encoding Putative FAD-binding domain, FAD-dependent oxidoreductase 2, FAD binding domain-containing protein, translating to MQANATAPFPVLVLLLKTPPEQKNFFLGFFTCGEIRLPDIHSTSSRSDSTCSCVFLSLFLALSRSLSLALSVSSLSTPVYSSRKTASAMLDVVIVGAGIAGLSAGISFRRAGHQVRIYERSSLSDEVGAAINVPPNTSRFLTRWGLDPEASGFVKAGPVHFQDPVTMEITSTEANTDSLEMYDAELWFAHREDLHDTLKRIATSPTGPGIPVTIHPNSCVVGYNPELPAVQMQDGEEIQADLVVGADGIHSIACEIVLGEKNPPVPPVHYNSCYRFLIPSDVLEENPETKFWTEDADGLLRILPDNKASRRLVSYPCRSNTVHNFIGIFYDEAMKSASREDYQANIDKAEVAERFAGFHPSLLAVIDKATDIKRWPLLYRSPLPTWRKGRVVLAGDAAHPILPHQGQGGAMGLEDGLALGVVMAGASDASDVEKRLEIYEKLRKARTSVIQLLSNVGHDETHLIEDALLEFMSKEEIPKTPKEFFTHNFDYDIVDEAIKIMEEYDPSFHLPHDFFEDDSFNMTHISGELSKMSGFIKVETCISVETEEVTA from the exons ATGCAGGCGAATGCAACGGCGCCGTTCCCCGTGTTGGTTCTCCTGCTGAAGACTCCCCCCGAGCAGAAGAATTTCTTTCTTGGCTTCTTCACTTGCGGAGAAATCAGGCTCCCAGACATACATTCAACATCCAGTCGATCTGATAGCACTTGCTCTTgtgtctttctctctctctttctcgctctctctcgctctctctctctcgctctctctgtGTCTTCTCTTTCCACCCCCGTTTATTCATCCCGCAAAACGGCTAGCGCCATGTTGGACGTAGTCATTGTTGGAGCCGGCATCGCTGGCCTCTCGGCCGGTATCTCTTTCCGCCGCGCGGGTCACCAGGTGCGCATCTACGAGCGCTCCTCATTGagcgacgaggtcggcgccgccatcaacgTGCCACCCAACACATCGAGATTCCTCACCCGATGGGGTCTCGACCCGGAAGCTTCGGGCTTTGTCAAGGCCGGGCCTGTCCACTTCCAAGACCCCGTGACGATGGAGATCACGTCGACCGAGGCCAACACGGACAGCCTGGAGATGTACGATGCCGAGCTGTGGTTCGCGCACCGCGAGGATCTGCACGATACCCTCAAAAGGATAGCGACCAGTCCCACGGGCCCGGGTATTCCCGTCACCATCCATCCGAACTCGTGCGTTGTTGGATAC AACCCCGAACTGCCGGCCGTGCAAATgcaggatggcgaggagatCCAAGCCGACTTGGTCGTGGGCGCGGATGGCATCCACTCCATCGCATGCGAGATAGTTCTTGGCGAGAAGAACCCTCCTGTGCCGCCCGTCCACTACAACTCGTGTTATCGGTTTTTAATCCCctccgacgtcctcgaggaaAACCCCGAAACCAAGTTCTGGACCGAGGACGCGGACGGTCTCTTGCGCATACTCCCCGACAACAAGGCTAGTAGAAGACTGGTATCGTACCCGTGCCGCAG CAACACGGTTCACAACTTTATCGGCATATTCTATGACGAGGCTATGAAGTCGGCTAGTCGTGAAG ACTACCAGGCGAACATCGATAAAGCAGAAGTTGCCGAGCGGTTCGCTGGTTTCCATCCAAGCTTGCTGGCAGTGATCGA TAAAGCGACCGACATTAAGCGATGGCCGTTGTTGTACCGCTCGCCTCTGCCCACATGGCGGAAAGGGAGAGTGGTTCTGGCTGGCGATGCAGCGCATCCAATTTTGCCCC accaaggccaagggggTGCCATGGGTCTCGAAGACGGACTAGCCCTGGGCGTCGTGATGGCTGGGGCTTCAGATGCCTCTGATGTCGAAAAGCGCTTGGAAATATACGAGAAGCTTCGCAAAGCCCGCACCAGTGTGATTCAACTGCTGAGCAACGTTGGACACGACGAGACGCATCTCATCGAAGATGCCCTGCTAGAATTCATGTCCAAGGAGGAAATACCAA AAACACCCAAGGAATTCTTTACGCACAACTTTGACTACGACATTGTGGACGAGGCTATCAAGATCATGGAGGAGTACGACCCCTCGTTCCATCTGCCCCACGACTTCTTCGAGGATGACTCGTTCAACATGACCCACATCAGCGGAGAGCTGTCCAAGATGAGTGGGTTCATCAAGGTCGAGACGTGTATCAGCGTCGAGACTGAGGAGGTGACGGCGTAG